Proteins from one Palaemon carinicauda isolate YSFRI2023 chromosome 26, ASM3689809v2, whole genome shotgun sequence genomic window:
- the LOC137619964 gene encoding myosin heavy chain, clone 203-like produces MDKLFGKNWPYLALTALCGVAVLREAFGNHLRYIFAGVNRDGQDNVFGIDNSLLFVLLGVVLLFVVRQGKQRKTDEEEEDLKKNIPELCVTLKEQVKNLHVIAVNMTKIQKLERNLKETEDSKKKEEVGNILRFTKQQLEHQALEDKIHCLEDQKNLLGKQMAAYERSKAELEEKLLQIKEENKHLKKYIDEMAQRNDNFNNQVTSLMADLAESNCRLVQLQTVADKMHENLCKVNEEKMEMEEHIQAQAETINRCKNDKEEMQLKVQDLQKEVRFLSQAKQNLECQLQEKDTRLRKQNALLQQRDGRLQEMKEKANAIDGEYNGLQDKLRQLQREKEQCLRDLENVKMQKKQQEETNTRLQQQISLLMRWRKSVAFGLRKTDDQLANGAP; encoded by the coding sequence atggataagttATTTGGAAAGAATTGGCCTTACTTGGCCCTCACAGCTCTCTGCGGAGTCGCCGTGCTCCGTGAAGCCTTCGGGAATCATCTTCGGTACATCTTCGCTGGAGTCAACCGTGATGGTCAGGACAACGTCTTTGGGATCGACAATTCCCTTCTCTTTGTTTTACTTGGAGTAGTTCTTTTATTTGTTGTGAGACAAGGAAAGCAACGAAagactgatgaagaagaagaagacttgaagaAAAACATTCCGGAGCTCTGTGTCACACTAAAAGAGCAAGTAAAGAATCTGCATGTGATTGCTGTTAATATGACAAAGATTCAGAAGCTGGAGCGCAATCTGAAAGAAACAGAGGATAGTAAGAAGAAAGAAGAGGTGGGGAATATCTTAAGATTTACAAAGCAGCAGTTGGAGCATCAGGCCTTGGAAGACAAGATCCATTGCCTCGAGGATCAGAAGAATCTTTTGGGAAAGCAGATGGCGGCTTATGAAAGGTCTAAAGCTGAACTGGAAGAAAAgctccttcagatcaaagaagaaaacaaacacCTGAAGAAATATATTGATGAAATGGCCCAAAGAAATGACAACTTTAATAACCAGGTGACGAGTCTGATGGCTGACTTGGCTGAGAGCAATTGCCGACTCGTTCAGCTACAGACTGTTGCAGATAAGATGCACGAGAATCTGTGTAAAGTGAATGAAGAAAAGATGGAGATGGAAGAACACATCCAGGCACAAGCCGAGACAATCAACCGATGCAAGAATGACAAGGAAGAGATGCAGCTTAAAGTTCAAGATCTACAAAAAGAAGTAAGATTCCTTTCTCAAGCAAAGCAAAATCTTGAATGCCAGCTACAAGAAAAAGACACCAGACTCCGCAAACAGAATGCTTTGCTGCAACAGAGAGACGGTCGTCTTCAAGAGATGAAAGAGAAAGCCAACGCCATCGATGGAGAATATAATGGACTGCAAGATAAGCTGCGGCAGCTACAACGAGAGAAGGAACAGTGTCTCCGTGACCTTGAAAACgtcaagatgcagaagaaacaacaagaggaaacaaacacaagactcCAACAACAAATCTCTCTTCTCATGAGATGGCGCAAAAGTGTGGCCTTTGGCCTGAGGAAAACTGACGACCAGCTCGCCAATGGGGCTCCATAG
- the LOC137619966 gene encoding myosin heavy chain, clone 203-like, with protein MDKLFEKTWPCLALTALCGVAVLREAFRNPLRYIFAGVNRDGQDNVFGIDNSLLFVLLGAVLLFVVRQGKRRKTDEEEEDLKRNIPELCVTLKEQVKNLHVIAVNMTKIQEPERKLKETEDCKKKEEVGNILRFTKQQLEYQALEDKIHYLEDQKNLLGKQMAAYERSKAELEEKLLQIKEENKHLKKYIDEMAQRNDNFNNQVMSLTAHLAESNCRLVQLQTDADKMHENLCKVNEEKMEMEKHIQAQAETINRCKNDKEEMQLKVEDLQKEVRFLSQAKQNLECQLQEKDTRLRKQNALLHERDGRLQEMEEKANAIDGENNRMQDELQQLQREKEQCLRDLENVKMQKKQQEETNTRLQQQISLLMRWRKSVAFGLRKTDDQLANGAP; from the coding sequence atggataagttatttgaaaagacCTGGCCTTGCTTGGCCCTCACAGCTCTCTGCGGAGTCGCCGTGCTCCGTGAAGCCTTCAGGAATCCTCTTCGGTACATCTTCGCTGGAGTCAACCGTGATGGTCAGGACAACGTCTTTGGGATCGACAATTCCCTTCTCTTTGTTTTACTTGGAGCAGTTCTTTTATTTGTTGTGAGACAAGGAAAGCGACGAAagactgatgaagaagaagaagacttgaagaGAAACATTCCGGAGCTCTGTGTCACACTAAAAGAGCAAGTAAAGAATCTGCATGTGATTGCTGTTAATATGACAAAGATTCAGGAGCCTGAGCGCAAGCTGAAAGAAACAGAGGattgtaagaagaaagaagaggtGGGGAATATCTTAAGATTTACAAAACAGCAGTTGGAGTATCAGGCCTTGGAGGACAAGATTCATTACCTCGAGGATCAGAAGAATCTTTTGGGAAAGCAGATGGCGGCTTATGAAAGGTCTAAAGCTGAACTGGAAGAAAAGCTCCTTCAGATCAAGGAAGAAAACAAACACCTGAAGAAATATATTGATGAAATGGCCCAAAGAAATGACAACTTTAATAACCAGGTGATGAGTCTGACGGCTCACTTGGCTGAGAGCAATTGCCGACTCGTTCAGCTACAGACTGATGCAGATAAGATGCACGAGAATCTGTGTAAAGTGAATGAAGAAAAGATGGAGATGGAAAAGCACATCCAGGCACAAGCCGAGACAATCAACCGATGCAAGAATGACAAGGAAGAGATGCAGCTTAAAGTTGAAGATCTACAAAAAGAAGTAAGATTCCTTTCTCAAGCAAAGCAAAATCTGGAATGCCAGCTACAAGAAAAAGACACCAGACTCCGGAAACAGAATGCGTTGCTGCATGAGAGAGACGGTCGTCTTCAGGAGATGGAAGAGAAAGCCAACGCCATCGATGGAGAAAATAATCGAATGCAAGATGAGCTGCAGCAGCTACAACGAGAGAAGGAACAGTGTCTCCGTGACCTTGAAAATgtcaagatgcagaagaaacaacaagaggaaacaaacacaagactcCAACAACAAATCTCTCTTCTCATGAGATGGCGCAAAAGTGTGGCCTTTGGCCTGAGGAAAACTGACGACCAGCTCGCCAATGGGGCTCCATAG
- the LOC137619965 gene encoding trichohyalin-like, giving the protein MDKLFEKTWPYLAFTALWGVVVLREVSGNPLRYIFAGVNRDGQDNVFGIDNFLLFVGLGAFLSFVVRQGKRRKAEEEEEDLKRNIRELYVILQEQVKNLDVIAVNMTKIQELERKLEETEDCKKKKDDVGNILRFSKQQFKHQALEDKIRCLEDQKNLLEKQMAGYERSKAELEEKLLQIKEENRDVQKYADELAQRNDDLNNQVMSLTAHLAESNCRLLQLQTVADKMHKNLCNMTEEKMEMEKHIQAQAGIIDRCKNDKEEMQLKVEDLQREVRFLSQSKQFLEYQLQEKDTRLRDQNGLLQERDGRLQEMTQRANAIDGENNRLQDELQQLQREKEQCLRDLENVKMQKKQQEETNTRLQQQISLLMRWREGVAFGLMETDQQLFNGAP; this is encoded by the coding sequence atggataagttatttgaaaagacttggccttacttgGCCTTCACAGCTCTCTGGGGAGTCGTCGTGCTCCGTGAAGTCTCCGGGAATCCTCTTCGGTACATCTTCGCTGGAGTCAACCGTGATGGTCAGGACAACGTCTTTGGGATCGACAATTTCCTTCTCTTTGTTGGACTTGGAGCATTTCTTTCATTTGTTGTGAGACAAGGAAAGCGACGAaaggctgaagaagaagaagaagacttgaagaGAAACATTCGGGAGCTCTATGTCATACTACAAGAGCAAGTAAAGAATCTGGATGTGATTGCTGTTAATATGACAAAGATTCAGGAGCTGGAGCGCAAGTTGGAAGAAACAGaggattgtaaaaagaaaaaagatgatgTGGGGAATATCTTAAGATTTTCAAAGCAGCAGTTTAAGCATCAGGCCTTGGAAGACAAAATCCGTTGCCTCGAGGATCAGAAGAATCTTTTGGAAAAGCAGATGGCGGGTTATGAAAGGTCTAAAGCTGAACTGGAAGAAAAgctccttcagatcaaagaagaaaacagAGACGTGCAGAAATATGCTGATGAACTGGCCCAAAGAAATGATGACTTGAATAACCAGGTGATGAGTTTGACTGCTCACTTGGCTGAGAGCAATTGCCGACTCCTTCAGCTACAGACTGTTGCAGATAAGATGCACAAGAATCTGTGTAATATGACTGAAGAAAAGATGGAGATGGAAAAACACATCCAGGCACAAGCTGGGATAATCGACCGTTGCAAGAATGACAAGGAAGAGATGCAGCTTAAAGTTGAAGATCTACAAAGAGAAGTAAGATTCCTTTCTCAATCGAAGCAATTTCTGGAATACCAGCTACAAGAAAAAGACACCAGACTCCGGGATCAAAATGGTTTGCTGCAAGAGAGAGACGGTCGTCTTCAGGAGATGACCCAGAGAGCCAACGCCATCGATGGAGAAAATAATCGACTGCAAGATGAGCTGCAGCAGCTACAACGAGAGAAGGAGCAGTGTCTCCGTGACCTTGAAAACgtcaagatgcagaagaaacaacaagaggaaacaaacacaagactcCAACAACAAATCTCTCTTCTCATGAGGTGGCGCGAAGGTGTGGCCTTTGGCCTGATGGAGACTGATCAACAGCTCTTTAATGGGGCTCCATAG
- the LOC137619960 gene encoding early endosome antigen 1-like, giving the protein MDKLFEKNWPYLALIALCGVAVLREASGNHLRYIFAGVNRDGQDNIFGIDNSLLFVGLGAVLSYGLRQGKRRKTDEEEEDLKRNIPELCVTLKEQVKNLHVIAINMTKIQELERKLKETEDSKKKEEVGNILRFTKQQLEHQALEDKIRCLEDQKNLLGKQMAAYERSIAELEEKLLQIKEENTHLKKTADEMAQRNDNLNNQVMSLTAHLAESNCRLVQLQTVADKMHKNLCKVTEEKMEMEEHIQAQAETINRCKNDKEELQLKVEDLQKEVRFLSQAKQNLECQLQEKDTRLRKQNALLQERDGRLQEMEEKANAIDGEYNGLQDELRQLQREKEQCLRDLENVKMQKKHQEETNTRLQQQISLLMKWRQGVAFGLRKTDDQLANGAP; this is encoded by the coding sequence atggataagttatttgaaaagaaTTGGCCTTACTTGGCCCTCATAGCTCTCTGTGGAGTCGCCGTGCTCCGTGAAGCCTCCGGGAATCATCTTCGGTACATCTTCGCTGGAGTCAACCGTGATGGTCAGGACAACATCTTTGGGATCGACAATTCCCTTCTCTTTGTTGGACTTGGAGCAGTTCTTTCATATGGCCTGAGACAAGGAAAGCGACGAAagactgatgaagaagaagaagacttgaagaGAAACATTCCGGAGCTCTGTGTCACACTAAAAGAGCAAGTAAAGAATCTGCATGTGATTGCCATTAATATGACAAAGATTCAGGAGCTGGAGCGCAAGCTGAAAGAAACAGAGGATTCTAAGAAGAAAGAAGAGGTGGGGAATATCTTAAGATTTACAAAGCAGCAGTTGGAGCATCAGGCCTTGGAAGACAAGATCCGTTGCCTCGAGGATCAGAAGAATCTTTTGGGAAAGCAGATGGCAGCTTATGAAAGGTCTATAGCTGAACTGGAAGAAAAgctccttcagatcaaagaagaaaacacACACCTGAAGAAAACTGCTGATGAAATGGCCCAAAGAAATGATAACTTGAATAACCAGGTGATGAGTCTGACGGCTCACTTGGCTGAGAGCAATTGCCGACTCGTTCAGCTACAGACTGTTGCAGATAAGATGCACAAGAATCTGTGTAAAGTGACTGAAGAAAAGATGGAGATGGAAGAACACATCCAGGCACAAGCCGAGACAATCAACCGATGCAAGAATGACAAGGAAGAGCTGCAGCTTAAAGTTGAAGATCTACAAAAAGAAGTAAGATTCCTTTCTCAAGCAAAGCAAAATCTGGAATGCCAGCTACAAGAAAAAGACACCAGACTCCGCAAACAGAATGCGTTGCTGCAAGAGAGAGACGGTCGTCTTCAGGAGATGGAAGAGAAAGCCAACGCCATCGATGGAGAATATAATGGACTGCAAGATGAGCTGCGGCAGCTACAACGAGAGAAGGAACAGTGTCTCCGTGACCTTGAAAACGTAAAGATGCAGAAAAAACATCaagaggaaacaaacacaagactcCAACAACAAATCTCTCTTCTCATGAAATGGCGCCAAGGTGTGGCCTTTGGCCTGAGGAAAACTGACGACCAGCTCGCCAATGGGGCTCCATAG
- the LOC137619961 gene encoding trichohyalin-like: MDKLIEKNWPYLAFTALCGVAVLREVSGNPLRYIFSGVNRDGQDNIFGIDNSLLFVLLGAVLLFVVRQGKRQKTDEEEEEEEDLKRNIRELYVMLQEQVKNLDVIAVNMTKIQELERKLKESEDFKKKKDDVGNILRFSKQLLKHQALEDKIRCLEDQKNLLEKQMAGYERSKAELEEELLQIKEENRDVKKYADEMAQRNDDLNNQVMSLKAHLAESNCRLVQLQSVADKMHKNLCKMTEEKMEMEKHIQAQAEIIDRCKNDKEEMQLKVQDLQREVRFLSQSKQFLEYQLQEKDTRLRDQNALLQERDGRLQEMTQRVNAIDGENNRLQDELQQLQREKEQCLRDLENVKMQKKQQEETNTRLQQQISLLMRWREGVAFGLMETDQQLFNGAP, from the coding sequence atggataagttAATTGAAAAGAATTGGCCTTACTTGGCCTTCACAGCTCTCTGCGGAGTCGCCGTGCTCCGTGAAGTCTCCGGGAATCCTCTTCGGTACATCTTCTCTGGAGTCAACCGTGATGGTCAGGACAACATCTTTGGGATCGACAATTCCCTTCTCTTTGTTTTACTTGGAGCAGTTCTTTTATTTGTTGTGAGACAAGGAAAGCGACAAAagactgatgaagaagaagaagaagaagaagacttgaagaGAAACATTCGGGAGCTCTATGTCATGCTGCAAGAGCAAGTAAAGAATCTGGATGTGATTGCTGTTAATATGACAAAGATTCAGGAGCTTGAGCGCAAGTTGAAAGAATCGGAGGATTTTAAGAAGAAGAAAGATGATGTGGGGAATATCTTAAGATTTTCAAAGCAGCTGTTGAAGCATCAGGCCTTGGAAGACAAGATCCGTTGCCTCGAGGATCAGAAGAATCTTTTGGAAAAGCAGATGGCGGGTTATGAAAGGTCTAAGGCTGAACTGGAAGAAGAgctccttcagatcaaagaagaaaacagAGACGTGAAGAAATATGCTGATGAAATGGCCCAAAGAAATGATGACTTGAATAACCAGGTGATGAGTCTGAAGGCTCACTTGGCTGAGAGCAATTGCCGACTCGTTCAGCTACAGTCTGTTGCAGATAAGATGCACAAGAATCTGTGTAAAATGACTGAAGAAAAGATGGAGATGGAAAAACACATCCAAGCACAAGCTGAGATAATCGACCGTTGCAAGAATGACAAGGAAGAGATGCAGCTTAAAGTTCAAGATCTACAAAGAGAAGTAAGATTCCTTTCTCAATCGAAGCAATTTCTGGAATACCAGCTACAAGAAAAAGACACCAGACTCCGGGATCAAAATGCTTTGCTGCAAGAGAGAGACGGTCGTCTTCAGGAGATGACCCAGAGAGTCAACGCCATCGATGGAGAAAATAATCGACTGCAAGATGAGCTGCAGCAGCTACAACGAGAGAAGGAGCAGTGTCTCCGTGACCTTGAAAATgtcaagatgcagaagaaacaacaagaggaaacaaacacaagactcCAACAACAAATCTCTCTTCTCATGAGGTGGCGTGAAGGTGTGGCCTTTGGCCTGATGGAGACTGATCAACAGCTCTTTAATGGGGCTCCATAG
- the LOC137619962 gene encoding interaptin-like, with amino-acid sequence MDKLFEKNWPYLALTALCGVAVLREASGNHLRYIFAGVNRDGQDNVFGIDNFLLFVLLGAVLLFVVRQGKRRKTDEEEEDLKRNIPELCATLKEQVKNLHVIAVDMTKIQELERKLKETEDYKKKEEVGNILRFNKQQLEHQALEDKIRCLEDQKNLLGKQMAAYERSKAELEEKLLQIKEENKHLKKTADEMAQRNDDLNNQVMSLTAHLAESNCRLVQLQTVADKMHKNLCKVNEEKMEMEKHIQAQAETINRCKNDKEEMQLKVEDLQKEVRFLSQAKQNLECQLQEKDTRLRKQNALLQERDGRLQEMEEKANATDGKYNGLQDELRQVQREKEQCLRDLENVKMQKKQQEETNTRLQQQISLLMRWRQGVAFGLRKTDDQLANGAP; translated from the coding sequence atggataagttatttgaaaagaaTTGGCCTTACTTGGCCCTCACAGCTCTCTGCGGAGTCGCCGTGCTCCGTGAAGCCTCCGGGAATCATCTTCGGTACATCTTCGCTGGAGTCAACCGTGATGGTCAGGACAACGTCTTTGGGATCGACAATTTCCTTCTCTTTGTTTTACTTGGAGCAGTTCTTTTATTTGTTGTGAGACAAGGAAAGCGACGAAagactgatgaagaagaagaagacttgaagaGAAACATTCCGGAGCTCTGTGCCACACTAAAAGAGCAAGTAAAGAATCTGCATGTGATTGCCGTTGATATGACAAAAATTCAGGAGCTGGAGCGCAAGCTGAAAGAAACAGAGGATTATAAGAAGAAAGAAGAGGTGGGGAATATCTTAAGATTTAATAAGCAGCAGTTGGAGCATCAGGCCTTGGAAGACAAGATCCGTTGCCTCGAGGATCAGAAGAATCTTTTGGGAAAGCAGATGGCAGCTTATGAAAGGTCTAAAGCTGAACTGGAAGAAAAgctccttcagatcaaagaagaaaacaaacacCTGAAGAAAACTGCTGATGAAATGGCCCAAAGAAATGATGACTTGAATAACCAGGTGATGAGTCTGACGGCTCACTTGGCTGAGAGCAATTGCCGACTCGTTCAGCTACAGACTGTTGCAGATAAGATGCACAAGAATCTGTGTAAAGTGAATGAAGAAAAGATGGAGATGGAAAAACACATCCAGGCACAAGCCGAGACAATCAACCGATGCAAGAATGACAAGGAAGAGATGCAGCTTAAAGTTGAAGATCTACAAAAAGAAGTAAGATTCCTTTCTCAAGCAAAGCAAAATCTGGAATGCCAGCTACAAGAAAAAGACACCAGACTCCGGAAACAGAATGCGTTGCTGCAAGAGAGAGACGGTCGTCTTCAGGAGATGGAAGAGAAAGCCAACGCCACCGATGGAAAATATAATGGACTGCAAGATGAGCTGCGGCAGGTACAACGAGAGAAGGAACAGTGTCTCCGTGACCTTGAAAACgtcaagatgcagaagaaacaacaagaggaaacaaacacaagactcCAACAACAAATCTCTCTTCTCATGAGATGGCGCCAAGGTGTGGCCTTTGGCCTGAGGAAAACTGACGACCAGCTCGCCAATGGGGCTCCATAG
- the LOC137619963 gene encoding trichohyalin-like, which translates to MDKLFEKTWPYLAFTALCGVAVLREASGNPLRYIFSGVNRDGQDNVFGIDNSLLFVLLGAVLLFVVRQGKRRKAEEEEEEEEEDLKRNIRELYVMLQEQVKNLDVIAVNMTKIQELERKLKESEDCKKKKDDVGSILRFSKQQLKHQALEDKIRCLEDQKNILEKQMAGYERSKAELEEKLLQIKEENRDVQKYADELAQRNDDLNNQVMSLTVHLAESNCRLVQLQTVADKMHKNLCKMTEEKMEMEKHIQAQAEIIDRCKNDKEEMQLKVEDLQREVRFLSQSKQFLEYQLQEKDTRLRDQNVLLQERDGRLQEMTQRVNAIDGENNRLQDELQQLQREKEQCLRDLENVKMQKKQQEETNTRLQQQISLLMRWREGVAFGLMETDQQLFNGAP; encoded by the coding sequence atggataagttatttgaaaagacttggccttacttgGCCTTCACAGCTCTCTGCGGAGTCGCCGTGCTCCGTGAAGCCTCCGGGAATCCTCTTCGGTACATCTTCTCTGGAGTCAACCGTGATGGTCAGGACAACGTCTTTGGGATCGACAATTCCCTTCTCTTTGTTTTACTTGGAGCAGTTCTTTTATTTGTTGTGAGACAAGGAAAGCGACGAaaggctgaagaagaagaagaagaagaagaagaagacttgaagaGAAACATTCGGGAGCTCTATGTCATGCTGCAAGAGCAAGTAAAGAATCTGGATGTGATTGCTGTTAATATGACAAAGATTCAGGAGCTTGAGCGCAAGTTGAAAGAATCAGAGGATTGTAAGAAGAAGAAAGATGATGTGGGGAGTATCTTAAGATTTTCAAAGCAGCAGTTAAAGCATCAGGCCTTGGAAGACAAAATCCGTTGCCTCGAGGATCAGAAGAATATTTTGGAAAAGCAGATGGCGGGTTATGAAAGGTCTAAGGCTGAACTGGAAGAAAAgctccttcagatcaaagaagaaaacagAGACGTGCAGAAATATGCTGATGAACTGGCCCAAAGAAATGATGACTTGAATAACCAGGTGATGAGTTTGACTGTTCACTTGGCTGAGAGCAATTGCCGACTCGTTCAGCTACAGACTGTTGCAGATAAGATGCACAAGAATCTGTGTAAAATGACTGAAGAAAAGATGGAGATGGAAAAACACATCCAGGCACAAGCTGAGATAATCGACCGTTGCAAGAATGACAAGGAAGAGATGCAGCTTAAAGTTGAAGATCTACAAAGAGAAGTAAGATTCCTTTCTCAATCGAAGCAATTTCTGGAATACCAGCTACAAGAAAAAGACACCAGACTCCGGGATCAAAATGTTTTGCTGCAAGAGAGAGACGGTCGTCTTCAGGAGATGACCCAGAGAGTCAACGCCATCGATGGAGAAAATAATCGACTGCAAGATGAGCTGCAGCAGCTACAACGAGAGAAGGAGCAGTGTCTCCGTGACCTTGAGAACgtcaagatgcagaagaaacaacaagaggaaacaaacacaagactcCAACAACAAATCTCTCTTCTCATGAGATGGCGTGAAGGTGTGGCCTTTGGCCTGATGGAGACTGATCAACAGCTCTTTAATGGGGCTCCATAG